The genome window CCAACCGACAGCACGGAAAGCGCGACGGTGGCGGCGGGCAGCGCGAGGCCGGGCTCGTAGCGCAACGGCGGGTGGTAGCCGAAGCCGTAATCGAGCACGTCGTTGCACAGGGCCAGCACCATCGCAGTCGCCAGCGCGCCCTTCGTCGTCCGGGCGTAGTGGGGGACTAACAGCCCCTCGGCGACGAAGCCGAGGTGGGTGACGATGATGCCGAAGTACGCCCACGGCGCGGGGAAGTAGGCGTCGAAGCCGATGTTTAACGCCACGACGGTCCACAGCCCCATCTTGACCAGCCAGACCAGCGCAATCGTGTGGAGGTACGCGAGCGGGACCGTCAGGGGGACCTCGTCGAGCGACTCCCCGAGGAAGGGCAGCAGCGTCGCCACCGACAGCGTCATCAGGAACAGCGCGGCCGGCGAGTCGGCGTACAGCGGCCAGAGGAACGTCGACACCTCGGGCATCGTCTCGACGTAGTACCGGACGCCGACGAGCATCGCCACGGCGTTGACGACCAGCAGCCACACGAGACTCGGCGTCTGTTCCAGGTAGTACCGCGCGTACCGACGTGGCAACGGCCCCCGCTGCTCGCTCATGGGTCGACTCGGGACCGCTCGC of Haloarcula sp. DT43 contains these proteins:
- a CDS encoding DUF1405 domain-containing protein, producing the protein MSEQRGPLPRRYARYYLEQTPSLVWLLVVNAVAMLVGVRYYVETMPEVSTFLWPLYADSPAALFLMTLSVATLLPFLGESLDEVPLTVPLAYLHTIALVWLVKMGLWTVVALNIGFDAYFPAPWAYFGIIVTHLGFVAEGLLVPHYARTTKGALATAMVLALCNDVLDYGFGYHPPLRYEPGLALPAATVALSVLSVGLAWRLLPSGKPT